The genomic DNA CGCAAGGATATCATCGAGAATTTCATAAATATCCTGTCTTCCAGCGAGACTAAGAGCATCTTCAGCCCTGAAATTTCCGTTCCCCTGAATCCCGGCTTCAAGGCAATCTACAATTCCGGGCAGTTTTTCATTCATCCACTTAGTCAAATTCATTTTTTCTCCTGAGAGATCAAACCATACTGGTTACATGTTGCTTCATGAATAGATTTGATCCATTGTGAAAAGAACTCTATTCTATGAGAACGCCAGGTGTTAACCGGGTTATTCAGGTCAATGTTTTTGGGAGGATCGACATCCTTGCGTCCCTTGAGTATGTCCCTGTTATATTCTTCAATGAGACGATCAGGTTCATATTCCGGATGTCCGAGGTGGACCAAAAACCGCTTGTCCCTGCTCTCAAAAATGGTATACCCGGCGTTTTCTGCGTAGGCAAGAAGATGGATGTTACCCCTGTCTCTTTCCTGCTCAAGAATCGTATCGGAAATCCCGGAGTGTCTGCTCTGAGCACACCAAAACACATCGTCCATTTCACCTGTTACATCATGATCGCGATCAAGATTGTAAGTCTTGTACACACCAAAAATTTTCTTCCTGCAACACTTTTTGTCCAGGCCCAGAAATTTCCCAAGTGCCAATCCCCCCCAGCAGATACCAAGGGTGGATATAATATTTTTCTGAGCGTAGCCAAGAATCTCCTTAACCTCGGGCCAGTATACCACATCATCAAACGGTATCTCTTCAACCGGTGCACCGGTGACTATAAGTCCATCAAGATCCTGCTCTGCGATAGCCTGCTCAAAAGGGATATAGAGCTTATCTAAATGGGATTGATTACTGCTGTTATACTTGTGTGTCTTGAGCCTTATCCAAACCGGCTCGATCTGCAGAACAGATCTGCCTAAAGGATGAAGCAGACTCAGCTCATATGTCTCAGCCTTGGGCATGATATTCAAAATGCCAATACGCAAAGCTCTAATATCTTCTCTCAGCGCCTCGTCCTGAGTGATGCACTGAATTTTACCGTTTTTCAAAGCTCCTGTACCGTGATAATCACCTGGCAATACAATTGTCATTTAATTCACACCTCTGATTTTAAAACTTTGAGCTTAGACTTGCTGCTACTTTTCCTGTTAAAAACCCCATTGGTGTCCTGGATTCGATTGTCCATTATGGAAGATACACTCAATAACAGGGTTAGCTAATAAAAATAATACATTCATATGTGCATTTGGTTTTTTATTGCAAAAGATTAGAGCGGGTTAAAATATCAGACAGTTTCCCGGAAAAACCGGGATTAAACGAAAGCAGTTTTACGGATTGTTTTATCATATACTGCAGGGCAAACCCACCAAAAAACTCAACCCCAAAGTCGCAAAACACCTTAGAAAAAACACCTAACCCGTCGCAGAAACGGCACAAACAGATACTGCACCTACTTTTTCACTCTGTTTTTTTTCAGATAATGGGCGCAGGAGGAGATTGCCCGAAAACAGAATCTGCCAGTTCTCTGAACACATCCCTTTTTTTAATTACGATTCTGGAGCCATCAAGTTTCAGCAAATTTTCACATTCAAACCGATTCAATATCCCTGAGATTTCTGAATATTTCAAGCCCAGAATATCCATAACCTCCCCCTCAAGAAAATCCAACCCAATCGCAAAACCCTCTTTACAGGGATAACAGTTTGGCGTTGATGCAACTAAATCGATCAACGCAGCAACCTTGTCACTTCTGTCCCTGCTTGCAGCATTGTCAATTTTGTTATCCAGCTCGCGCAATCTTTTCACCAGAATCTCGGAAATTTTCCTGAGCCATTCAGGTATTTCACTTGTTAACTTTTTAAAGGCTTGCCCATCGATGCAATACGCCTCCACATCTTTGATCGCTACGCCGGTTGCACTCCGTGCTCCCCCATCCAAAGCGGCCATTTCACCTATTATCATCCCGGGTTTGACTCTGTCCAATTCTATTTCTGATAAACCCTCAACTTTGAATATCCTGACTTCACCCGATTTAAGGATGTATAATTCGTTAGTCCTTTCCCCCTGCTTGAAAAGATAGTTTCCCTGAGGAAAACGAACCAGCTTGCCGGAGGCAGAATCACACACTCCAAGCCCCCCTAAGTGTTAGTTTGAGATTGCACCGGTATCGACAATCCAAGCATCTTCATATCCCAGATTCCTGACTTGCGGCAGTTTTGATTCAGCCTCTGCTCTGGTTGAAAACTGACCGGCAAACAGCTTGTAAAACGGATCATCAAATACGATTACCAGGGGAATGGATGAATCTGCTTGAAGATTCTCTTTTTCGCGGGTAATCATTTCAGCCTGAGTTGAGGCAACGATCTGAATTCTGAACCTCTGTGTGTCACTTGCATCTACAAATTGCTGCTGCGATATCACTTCAACGGCTTCTGCAGGGGATGAAGAGGATCGGGATGAAAAGGAGACCTCGCTACCTCTGTTCAGGGTGTCAAGAAAAGTCAATTGAATATCCCTGTCAAACTCCTCCTCTGGTACAGGCACACTTCTGGCGGCTGCACTCGCTCCGTTAGATATCACTATCAGAAACATCCATCCCACAAACCATCTGCGCATAAAACATCTCCCTGGTAATTGGCAAATTTAGAGTAAAAGTTGTATTTTATTATAATAAATAGATTTAACCCTGGAGTCAAGAATTCTTAACCACAGACAACATTATCAGCGGATAAAAGCCCGGCAAACCTTCAGTTATGCGCCAAGCAGATTTAGCCGCTTTTATTATATAAAGATCGTACTCCTTGTTCTGGTAACTGCCGGAGTTACATGGTATGCCCGTCAGGGAAGAGGTAACCCGCTTAGAGCACCTGCAAGCCTCGAAGTGAAAATCACTCAAAACGGCCATATCCTCTACTTCTCCCACACACGGGAGGGAAAAAGAGAAAAAACAGTTTTTCTTACCTTTGAACCAAACACAGAAACCAGAGTACCTGTTATACTAAACCACAAAAAACAACCATATGATCTGATATCAGTTGATCACCACAAAATAAATCCTGACATGTTTTCAACCCCACCCAGAAAATGGTACATAATCAAAACCGGCTTATCCCAAACATATATACCTGAAACGTGGCCCGCACCCCATACAGGTACAGGCGTTTCGATCGGGGAAAAATTCTCAGCCCGCAGAGTGTCTGTATTTAAAGATACCCCCAATGATGCAGTATTGCTTGATTTCTATGGTTCATCTGTACTTATACTTGACCGCGACTCAAAGCTGCAGCAAACCCCTCATCAATCAGCTTTAAGGGAAAAGGTCGACATTCTAATAATATCACAAACCGACTCAGCACAAATAGAGCAACACAGGATCTCCCTCAGACCAAGGTTTCTGATAACCTCAGCCCTGTGTACTACAACCGAAACAGCTCCAAATGTCCTAACCCCACCGGAAATCCCATGGATAATCTCTTTTGAAAAAAACACCCAAAACAGGCTGATTCTTATAGATCAAAACAGTGAAAAACAAATTCTGCCCTATGGTGGTATTGACAACCAACTTTAATTAATTTGAAATATAGAAATAAAGATATCCATTAATATATTATTTATTCTGTACTGTTTATTTTTACAGCTTTATCAAACAAGTATATTGAAGAACTGGCTGACTTTACTGTATAATAAACAGTGTTTGCAGTTTTTCTATTAAGCACAAACAGGAGATATTTAAATCCGCTATGCCGAAAAAACTTGGTGAAATCCTGGTTGAGAATCAAATGATTACTAAAGAGCAGCTCCTGGAGGGTTTAAAATACCAGACAGTG from Chitinispirillum alkaliphilum includes the following:
- a CDS encoding Homoserine O-succinyltransferase, producing MTIVLPGDYHGTGALKNGKIQCITQDEALREDIRALRIGILNIMPKAETYELSLLHPLGRSVLQIEPVWIRLKTHKYNSSNQSHLDKLYIPFEQAIAEQDLDGLIVTGAPVEEIPFDDVVYWPEVKEILGYAQKNIISTLGICWGGLALGKFLGLDKKCCRKKIFGVYKTYNLDRDHDVTGEMDDVFWCAQSRHSGISDTILEQERDRGNIHLLAYAENAGYTIFESRDKRFLVHLGHPEYEPDRLIEEYNRDILKGRKDVDPPKNIDLNNPVNTWRSHRIEFFSQWIKSIHEATCNQYGLISQEKK